A stretch of the Arachis stenosperma cultivar V10309 chromosome 6, arast.V10309.gnm1.PFL2, whole genome shotgun sequence genome encodes the following:
- the LOC130933561 gene encoding uncharacterized protein LOC130933561, with the protein MRLNPEKCAFGVQGGKFLGFILTSRGIEANPEKCQAILDMHSPTTIKEVQRLTGRLAALSRFLPCLASKLASFFQCLRNNTAFHWDEDCEFAFQGLKQFLSKPPVLQKPKVGETLYLYLSITDIAVSAVLVAENDKTQQPVYFVSKSLQNAELRYPKLEKLAYALVFSARRLRPYFQSHTIKVRTSQPLRQILARPELAGRLIKWSIELSEFDIQYQPRSSVKSQYLADFVAEFTGSDPNEDTENWVLFVDGASNPQGSGAGILLESPEGVIIEHSLRFSFKASNNQAEYEAFIAGLRDQNHKADILSKLASSQSHNASLLQSILQAPSINMIGNPQSEDTWQKPYIQYLKNAELPLEVKDTKKFKRQASFFTLLNDELYRRGYSRPLLKCLDRSEAEIALAEVHEGICGTHSGARRLARKILRAVEHPQSNGLAEVANKVLLQALRKKLDNAKGLWAELIPEILWGYNTSVHSTTKETPFRLVYGSDAMIPVEISQNSLRTQHEAHDDARRTELDLVEEVRAIAAIRQKALQQQIAQRH; encoded by the exons ATGAGACTTAATCCAGAAAAGTGTGCCTTTGGTGTCCAAGGCGGTAAATTCCTCGGTTTCATTCTCACTAGTCGAGGAATCGAAGCAAATCCGGAAAAATGTCAGGCGATCCTCGACATGCATAGTCCCACAACTATCAAAGAGGTGCAGCGACTGACAGGACGACTAGCAGCACTCTCCAGATTCCTGCCATGTCTGGCGTCTAAATTGGCAAGTTTTTTCCAATGTTTACGAAACAACACGGCTTTCCACTGGGACGAAGACTGCGAATTCGCATTTCAAGGATTAAAGCAATTCCTTTCTAAACCACCTGTTTTGCAAAAACCTAAGGTTGGCGAGacattatatttatatttatctatcACTGATATAGCAGTTAGTGCTGTTCTTGTTGCAGAAAACGATAAAACACAACAGCCAGTTTACTTTGTAAGCAAATCACTTCAGAATGCCGAGCTTCGTTACCCGAAGCTAGAGAAGTTGGCATATGCTCTCGTCTTTTCAGCAAGAAGACTTCGTCCTTATTTTCAGAGTCATACAATCAAAGTCAGAACCTCTCAGCCACTGCGACAAATCCTCGCCAGGCCCGAGCTTGCAGGGAGACTGATTAAGTGGTCAATTGAACTCTCAGAGTTCGATATTCAGTATCAACCTAGATCATCGGTGAAGTCACAGTATTTAGCCGATTTTGTTGCTGAATTTACAGGATCAGACCCAAATGAAGATACCGAAAATTGGGTATTATTCGTCGATGGAGCATCAAACCCCCAGGGATCTGGTGCAGGGATACTCTTGGAGAGCCCCGAAGGAGTTATTATTGAACATTCTCTTCGGTTTTCCTTTAAAGCTAGCAACAATCAGGCCGAATACGAAGCCTTCATTGCAGGGCTCAG AGATCAGAATCACAAGGCAGATATATTATCTAAGTTAGCTTCAAGTCAGTCACATAATGCTTCGCTTTTACAGTCAATCTTGCAGGCGCCGAGCATAAATATGATCGGCAACCCTCAATCCGAGGATACTTGGCAAAAGCCATATATCCAATACCTCAAAAATGCGGAACTTCCACTGGAAGTAAAAGACACTAAAAAGTTTAAGCGACAAGCATCTTTCTTTACATTGTTGAATGACGAATTGTATCGGCGAGGTTACTCTCGACCATTATTGAAAtgcttagacagatcagaggcCGAAATAGCCTTGGCTGAGGTTCACGAGGGCATCTGTGGAACACATTCAGGAGCAAGGAGGCTAGCACGCAAGATTCTCCGTGCCG TTGAACACCCTCAATCCAATGGTTTAGCAGAAGTTGCCAACAAGGTCCTCCTCCAAGCTCTACGAAAGAAACTCGACAACGCTAAAGGCTTATGGGCCGAGCTTATTCCAGAGATCTTATGGGGATACAATACCTCGGTACATTCAACAACTAAGGAAACACCATTCCGTTTGGTGTATGGTTCGGATGCAATGATTCCAGTCGAGATATCACAAAACTCCCTAAGAACGCAACATGAAGCCCATGATGATGCCCGCCGAACCGAGCTTGACTTGGTTGAGGAGGTGCGAGCCATAGCAGCAATTCGGCAAAAAGCATTGCAGCAACAAATAGCTCAACGCCATTGA
- the LOC130935994 gene encoding uncharacterized protein LOC130935994, translated as MDGIKHRKVAVNGINMHIAEKGEGPVVLFLHGFPELWYSWRHQILALSDRGYHCVAPDLRGYGETDAPASIESYTSFHIVDDLVALIHSLQVEKVFLVGHDWGAIIGWYLCMLHPEMVKAYVCLSVPFLRRNPIVPTVDAMRALYGDNYYICRFQKPGEMEAEMAAAGTKYVLQNILTTRKPGPPILPPGKFVFNPDMKDTLPSWLTEEDLDYFVSNFERTGFTGALNYYRNFNRNWELEAPYSGVKIKVPVRFITGELDMVYTSLGLKEYIHDGRFKEDVPNLEHIIIQTGVAHFNTMETPEDVTNHIYTFITKFDFRSI; from the exons ATGGATGGCATAAAGCATAGGAAGGTGGCAGTTAATGGCATCAACATGCATAttgcagagaaaggagaaggcCCCGTGGTGCTCTTCCTCCACGGCTTCCCAGAGCTCTGGTACTCCTGGCGCCACCAGATTCTCGCTCTCAGCGACAGAGGGTACCACTGTGTGGCCCCTGATCTCCGTGGCTATGGGGAAACCGATGCTCCTGCTTCCATCGAAAGCTACACGAGCTTCCACATAGTGGATGACCTTGTTGCACTTATTCACTCTCTTCAAGTTGAGAAAGTGTTCTTAGTGGGTCATGATTGGGGTGCAATCATCGGTTGGTACCTCTGCATGCTTCATCCTGAAATGGTGAAAGCCTACGTATGCCTCAGCGTCCCCTTCCTTCGAAGAAATCCCATAGTTCCCACCGTGGACGCCATGCGTGCTCTCTACGGAGATAACTACTATATCTGCAGATTTCAG AAACCGGGTGAGATGGAAGCTGAAATGGCCGCAGCTGGGACTAAGTATGTGCTTCAAAACATCCTTACAACTCGCAAGCCTGGTCCTCCGATCTTGCCCCCGGGCAAGTTTGTATTCAATCCTGATATGAAAGACACCCTGCCTTCTTGGCTAACGGAGGAGGATCTTGATTATTTTGTCTCCAATTTCGAGAGGACGGGATTCACCGGAGCATTGAATTACTATAGGAACTTTAACCG GAATTGGGAGCTTGAAGCACCATATAGTGGAGTGAAAATCAAGGTGCCAGTGAGATTCATCACAGGCGAATTGGACATGGTGTACACCTCACTAGGGTTAAAGGAGTATATCCACGACGGTCGCTTTAAGGAAGATGTACCAAATTTGGAGCATATAATTATTCAAACCGGAGTTGCTCACTTCAACACTATGGAGACACCAGAGGATGTCACTAATCACATTTACACATTCATTACCAAGTTCGATTTCCGCTCCATCTAG
- the LOC130935995 gene encoding uncharacterized protein LOC130935995, protein MEGIEHRSVEVNGINMHVAEKGQGPVVLFLHGFPELWYSWRHQILALSDRGYRCVAPDLRGFGDTDAPASVDSYNGFHVVGDLVALIQSLQVEQVFLVGHDWGALIGWYLCMFRPQLIKAYVCLSVPFLRRNPTVPTVDSMRALYGDDYYICRFQEAGKAEAEMAQVGAEYVVKNMITTRKTGPPIFPKGEYGTAFNPDMKQDLPSWLTQQDLAYFVSKFKKTGFTGGLNYYRNLNKNWELTAPWSGAKIKVSVKFITGELDMVYTSLGMKDYIESGGFKEDVPGLEEVIIQPGVAHFNNQESPLDITNHIYDFITKF, encoded by the exons ATGGAGGGAATAGAACACAGGAGCGTCGAAGTGAATGGCATCAACATGCATGTTGCAGAGAAAGGGCAAGGCCCTGTGGTGCTCTTCCTCCACGGCTTCCCAGAGCTGTGGTACTCCTGGCGCCACCAGATTCTCGCTCTCAGCGACAGAGGGTACCGCTGCGTTGCGCCCGATCTTCGCGGCTTTGGCGACACCGATGCTCCTGCTTCCGTGGACAGCTACAATGGCTTCCACGTAGTGGGTGACCTTGTTGCACTTATTCAGTCTCTTCAAGTGGAGCAAGTGTTCCTGGTGGGTCATGATTGGGGTGCACTCATCGGTTGGTACCTCTGCATGTTTCGCCCTCAACTTATCAAAGCTTATGTATGCCTCAGTGTTCCTTTCCTCCGAAGAAACCCCACCGTTCCCACCGTTGACTCCATGCGTGCTCTCTATGGAGATGACTACTATATCTGCAGATTTCAG GAAGCAGGCAAAGCGGAAGCTGAGATGGCTCAAGTTGGGGCTGAGTATGTGGTCAAGAACATGATTACAACTCGCAAGACCGGTCCTCCAATATTCCCTAAGGGAGAGTATGGAACCGCTTTCAATCCTGATATGAAACAAGACTTGCCTTCCTGGCTCACTCAACAAGATCTTGCTTATTTTGTCTCCAAATTCAAAAAGACTGGTTTCACCGGAGGATTGAATTACTATAGGAATTTAAACAA GAACTGGGAGCTGACGGCACCATGGAGTGGAGCGAAGATCAAGGTGTCAGTGAAATTCATAACTGGTGAGCTAGACATGGTATACACATCATTAGGGATGAAAGATTATATTGAGAGTGGAGGTTTCAAGGAAGATGTGCCAGGCTTGGAGGAAGTCATTATTCAACCAGGAGTGGCCCACTTCAACAACCAGGAGTCACCACTTGATATCACTAATCACATTTACGACTTCATCACCAAGTTTTGA